Proteins found in one Zea mays cultivar B73 chromosome 1, Zm-B73-REFERENCE-NAM-5.0, whole genome shotgun sequence genomic segment:
- the LOC103643320 gene encoding putative GTP diphosphokinase RSH1, chloroplastic, whose translation MIQYYFLMFEILRFQANRILRQKIVEDQFLDLVSVETEVRSVYKELYSIYKTTLKSKSSINEVNQVAQLRIIIKPKSCNGVGPLCTAQQICYHVLGLVHGIWTPVPQAVEDYIATPKPNGYQSLHTTVIPFLNESMFHLEVQIRTEDMDLIAEIGIAAHYSGRGVVSGPVRPGISSGRNAKGKVICLNNTRFDGRRRDGRDGNRGRCGRGFGNKQSVGTPSAGKKTTFGDD comes from the exons ATGATTCAGTACTATTTTCTCATGTTTGAGATTCTTCGATTCCAGGCAAATAGAATTTTAAGGCAAAAGATTGTTGAGGATCAGTTTCTCGATCTTGTTAGTGTTGAAACAGAAGTGCGCTCAGTTTACAAAGAGCTCTACAG CATTTACAAAACTACACTCAAATCCAAGAGTTCAATAAATGAGGTGAATCAGGTTGCTCAG CTGAGGATCATCATAAAACCAAAATCCTGCAATGGTGTTGGGCCATTGTGCACTGCACAACAG ATCTGCTATCATGTTCTTGGCCTTGTTCATGGCATATGGACACCCGTTCCTCAAGCT GTGGAAGATTACATTGCAACTCCAAAACCTAATGGCTACCAAAGTCTACACACAACAGTGATACCATTTCTTAACGAGAGTATGTTTCATTTGGAAGTTCAG ATAAGAACAGAAGATATGGATTTAATAGCTGAAATAGGCATTGCTGCACATTACAGTGGAAGAGGAGTGGTTTCTGGACCTGTTCGGCCTGGAATATCAAGTGGAAGAAATGCCAAGGGGAAAGTAATCTGCTTGAACAACACAAGATTTGATGGCCGCCGACGCGATGGTAGGGATGGCAACCGTGGACGCTGTGGTCGTGGCTTTGGTAACAAGCAGAGCGTTGGCACTCCCAGTGCAG GAAAGAAGACCACTTTTGGTGATGATTGA